The Capillibacterium thermochitinicola genome window below encodes:
- a CDS encoding competence/damage-inducible protein A, which yields MRAEIISVGTELLLGEIVDTNAAFLSQELAALGIELYHRTTVGDNAGRLKQALTEALARVDLVITSGGLGPTDDDLTKETVAEVLGLPLVLHQPSLAWIEEYFAKTGRCMPENNYKQALIPAGGEALPNRKGTAPGVSVRKEGKWVICLPGPPQELCPMFREYVRPLLAAESRGVIRSRVLRLCGIGESALAKEIADLLANQTNPTLAPLASEGEVRLRITAFAESVAKAEAAIADLEQKLRARLGQMIYGVDDETLEAVVVGLLRQRGETLAVAESCTGGLLANRITDVPGASTVFDRGVVVYSNRAKEELLGVPAAVIEQVGAVSPEVATLMARGVRDRTGSDWGIGITGIAGPGGGTAEKPVGLVYFALAGPGVNLVREARFTGDRQQIKRRTTQAVLDLLRRTLLAARE from the coding sequence TTGCGCGCGGAGATCATCTCTGTTGGCACCGAATTATTACTGGGCGAGATTGTCGATACGAATGCGGCCTTTCTTTCGCAGGAACTGGCCGCGTTGGGGATTGAACTGTACCACCGGACCACGGTGGGGGATAATGCCGGGCGGCTGAAACAGGCGCTGACGGAGGCGCTTGCCCGGGTGGATTTGGTGATCACCAGCGGCGGGTTGGGACCGACGGATGACGACTTGACCAAGGAGACGGTGGCCGAGGTACTGGGTTTGCCTTTGGTCTTACACCAGCCTTCCTTGGCCTGGATCGAGGAATACTTTGCCAAGACGGGGCGGTGCATGCCGGAGAACAATTATAAACAGGCTTTGATCCCGGCGGGTGGCGAGGCGCTGCCGAACCGGAAAGGGACGGCCCCCGGGGTGTCCGTCCGGAAAGAAGGAAAATGGGTGATCTGTTTGCCGGGCCCGCCCCAGGAGTTATGCCCGATGTTCCGCGAGTATGTCCGCCCGCTTCTGGCGGCTGAAAGCCGGGGGGTAATCCGCTCCCGGGTCCTGCGCCTTTGTGGGATTGGTGAGAGTGCCTTGGCGAAAGAGATCGCCGATCTCCTGGCCAACCAAACCAACCCCACCCTTGCCCCGCTGGCCTCCGAGGGGGAAGTCCGGCTGCGGATTACCGCCTTTGCCGAAAGCGTTGCCAAGGCGGAAGCGGCCATTGCCGACCTGGAGCAAAAGCTTCGGGCCAGGTTGGGCCAGATGATTTACGGGGTGGACGATGAGACCTTGGAAGCGGTTGTCGTCGGCCTTCTAAGACAGCGCGGCGAGACCCTGGCGGTGGCCGAATCTTGTACCGGTGGGCTTTTGGCCAACCGGATTACGGATGTGCCGGGTGCGTCCACCGTTTTCGACCGGGGAGTAGTGGTCTACAGCAACCGGGCCAAAGAAGAACTGCTGGGCGTTCCGGCAGCGGTGATTGAACAGGTGGGAGCGGTCAGCCCTGAAGTGGCTACTTTGATGGCCCGGGGGGTCCGCGACCGGACAGGGAGTGACTGGGGGATCGGGATCACCGGGATTGCCGGCCCCGGTGGCGGGACGGCGGAAAAACCGGTGGGACTGGTCTACTTTGCCCTGGCCGGACCCGGCGTCAACCTGGTACGGGAGGCCCGCTTTACCGGCGACCGGCAACAGATTAAGCGCCGGACTACCCAAGCGGTTTTGGACCTGTTACGGCGGACACTTTTGGCCGCTCGGGAGTGA
- the asd gene encoding aspartate-semialdehyde dehydrogenase, producing MIKVAIIGATGIVGQQAIVALANHPWFQITKLAASARSAGKTYAEALREANGASRWWCPEELPANVASLPVEDAADFDPTSVDLIFSTLDASAAKELEPKWARTTPVVSTASAFRYEDDTPILIGGVNMDHAALIKVQQERRGWKGFVVPKSNCTIAGLVVSLKPILDHFGVKQVIMTSLQAMSGAGRSPGLSAMDMTENVIPYIPGEEPKVETEPQKILGTLAGDRIIHAPFGITATCTRVPVLDGHLVVVFVQTEKPCTPEEAKEVMLAFGKDFCQLGLPSSPAQLIAVTDDPFRPQPRMDRDRGNGMTVTVGRLRKDPILENGLKYVCLSHNTKLGAAKGAIQTAEYLVKYYLKWL from the coding sequence ATGATTAAGGTCGCAATTATCGGGGCAACGGGAATCGTTGGCCAGCAGGCGATTGTCGCTTTAGCCAATCATCCTTGGTTTCAAATAACCAAACTGGCGGCTTCGGCCCGTTCGGCGGGGAAGACTTACGCGGAGGCGCTTCGGGAAGCCAACGGCGCTTCGCGCTGGTGGTGCCCGGAGGAGTTACCGGCAAACGTGGCGTCGCTTCCGGTGGAGGATGCGGCTGATTTTGACCCGACGTCGGTCGATCTGATCTTTTCCACCCTGGACGCGAGTGCCGCCAAAGAGTTGGAACCGAAGTGGGCCCGGACCACGCCGGTGGTGAGCACCGCGTCGGCGTTCCGGTATGAAGACGATACGCCGATCCTGATCGGCGGAGTGAATATGGACCACGCCGCCTTAATCAAAGTCCAACAAGAGCGGCGGGGTTGGAAGGGGTTTGTGGTGCCCAAGTCCAACTGCACCATCGCCGGGTTGGTAGTCTCGCTCAAACCGATCCTGGACCATTTCGGGGTCAAACAAGTGATTATGACTTCGTTACAAGCCATGTCCGGAGCGGGACGGAGCCCGGGCCTGTCGGCGATGGATATGACGGAGAACGTGATTCCCTATATTCCCGGGGAGGAACCGAAAGTCGAAACCGAGCCCCAGAAGATCTTGGGGACCTTGGCCGGGGACCGGATTATCCACGCCCCCTTTGGGATTACGGCGACTTGTACCCGGGTTCCGGTCCTGGATGGGCATCTGGTGGTTGTTTTCGTGCAGACGGAAAAACCGTGTACGCCGGAAGAGGCCAAGGAAGTAATGCTTGCTTTCGGGAAGGACTTTTGCCAGCTCGGACTCCCCAGTTCTCCCGCCCAACTGATTGCGGTGACCGATGACCCGTTCCGGCCGCAACCGCGGATGGACCGGGACCGGGGGAACGGGATGACCGTGACCGTTGGCCGGCTGCGGAAGGATCCCATCTTGGAAAACGGCTTGAAGTATGTTTGCTTATCACACAACACGAAACTGGGTGCGGCCAAAGGGGCAATCCAAACAGCCGAGTATTTAGTAAAATATTATTTAAAATGGTTGTAA
- a CDS encoding NUDIX hydrolase: protein MRRLEPFWGCPAPDRENEGEVRIILPEKIICAGGVVFKDDKIVSLRRKNGVWLMPKGHVEPGETLEETAVREVWEETGLVARVEAPLGVTEYSYTEEGTLFRKKVFWFYMEAYGGELQPEKEMFTDIRLLAFNELGLLSFEADRKLAAKAFHRYRKDCCPQGNPPGCGLCD, encoded by the coding sequence TTGCGCCGGCTCGAGCCGTTTTGGGGTTGTCCGGCGCCGGACAGGGAAAACGAAGGGGAGGTGAGGATCATCCTTCCGGAGAAGATAATCTGCGCTGGTGGCGTGGTCTTTAAAGACGATAAAATTGTGAGTTTGCGGCGGAAGAACGGGGTGTGGCTCATGCCGAAGGGGCATGTGGAACCCGGTGAAACGCTGGAAGAAACTGCGGTACGTGAGGTCTGGGAGGAAACGGGGTTGGTCGCCCGGGTGGAAGCTCCTTTGGGTGTGACTGAATACAGTTACACGGAAGAGGGGACTTTGTTCCGGAAAAAAGTCTTCTGGTTCTATATGGAAGCCTACGGCGGGGAATTGCAGCCGGAAAAAGAGATGTTTACGGATATTCGCTTACTTGCCTTTAACGAGCTGGGGCTCTTGAGTTTCGAGGCCGACCGGAAGCTGGCGGCCAAGGCTTTTCACCGCTACCGGAAGGACTGCTGTCCGCAGGGTAACCCGCCGGGTTGCGGTCTGTGCGATTAG
- a CDS encoding coenzyme F420-0:L-glutamate ligase, whose product MKRVGVQVRGIRAPILKAGDDLVQFVLDALWRAMEEEGFALRDRDVIGITESLVARAQGNYVTVDAVTAELNKKFGTDEIGVVFPLLSRNRFSMFLKAIAKGFSRVYLLLSYPADEVGNPLMDLDRMEEAGINPYTDLLTEDDYRRIFGEEVRHPYTGIDYVRFYKELGVNDNIRIYFSNNPRDILRFTKKVLTADIHARARTKRIIRAAGAEVVYGLDEICTEPGAGGYNPEYGLLGANLATDNKIKLFPRDGQVYVEAIQRAIKERTGKNVEVLIYGDGAYCDPAGRIWELADPVVAPAFTSGLVGMPNEVKIKYLADHLLEDGAVVEEEVKARIRQKPADMVGAEASLGTTPRRITDLLGSLCDLTSGSGDKGTPIVLVQGYFEDYTAE is encoded by the coding sequence ATGAAAAGAGTGGGCGTACAAGTACGCGGGATTCGGGCACCGATTCTCAAGGCGGGCGACGATTTGGTCCAGTTTGTCCTGGACGCACTGTGGCGCGCCATGGAAGAGGAAGGTTTCGCCCTGCGGGACCGGGATGTGATTGGGATCACCGAGTCTCTTGTCGCGCGGGCCCAGGGGAACTATGTGACCGTGGACGCGGTGACCGCCGAGTTAAACAAGAAGTTCGGGACCGATGAGATCGGCGTGGTCTTTCCCTTGCTGAGCCGCAACCGTTTTTCGATGTTCTTGAAAGCAATCGCCAAGGGTTTTTCCCGGGTGTACCTTTTACTCAGTTATCCCGCTGATGAAGTGGGGAATCCCCTGATGGACCTGGACCGCATGGAGGAGGCGGGGATCAACCCGTACACCGATCTCTTGACGGAAGATGATTACCGGCGGATCTTCGGGGAGGAAGTGAGACATCCTTATACCGGTATTGATTATGTCCGTTTCTATAAAGAGTTGGGCGTGAACGACAACATCCGGATCTATTTCTCCAATAACCCCCGGGATATTCTGCGTTTTACGAAGAAGGTCCTGACCGCCGATATCCATGCCCGGGCCAGAACGAAACGGATTATCCGGGCGGCCGGGGCCGAGGTGGTTTACGGTTTGGACGAAATCTGTACCGAGCCGGGGGCCGGCGGGTATAATCCGGAGTATGGTTTGCTCGGGGCCAATCTGGCCACCGACAATAAAATAAAACTCTTTCCGCGGGACGGGCAAGTCTATGTCGAGGCCATCCAGCGGGCGATTAAAGAACGGACCGGAAAAAACGTGGAGGTGCTGATCTACGGTGACGGCGCCTATTGCGATCCGGCCGGCCGCATCTGGGAGCTGGCCGATCCGGTCGTGGCGCCGGCTTTCACTTCGGGTCTGGTGGGCATGCCGAATGAAGTGAAGATCAAGTACCTGGCCGATCATCTGCTGGAGGACGGCGCGGTGGTGGAAGAAGAAGTGAAAGCGAGGATCCGCCAAAAACCGGCAGACATGGTGGGGGCCGAGGCTTCCTTAGGGACGACTCCGCGGCGGATCACCGATCTCTTGGGCAGCCTTTGCGATCTGACCAGCGGGAGTGGGGACAAGGGCACACCGATCGTGCTGGTCCAGGGTTATTTTGAGGATTATACTGCCGAGTAG